The Malus domestica chromosome 13, GDT2T_hap1 genome includes a window with the following:
- the LOC103403561 gene encoding chitinase-like protein 2 — protein MEKKWLLLFSMAAATLLAVDVVNGQEESAVKPLVKIVKGKKVCDKGWECKGWSVYCCNQTISDYFQAYQFEDLFSKRNSPVAHAVGFWDYHSFITAAAEYQPHGFGTTGGKLQGMKEVTAFLGHVGSKTSCGYGVATGGPTAWGLCYNKEMSPSQLYCDDYYKYTYPCSPGASYHGRGALPLYWNYNYGETGEALKVDLLNHPEYIEQNATLAFQAAIWRWMTPVKKKIPSAHDVFVGKWKPTKNDTLSKRVPGFGTTMNVLYGDQVCGQGDVDSMNNIISHYLYYVDKVGVGREEAGPHDVLSCAEQKAFQPSSSSSSS, from the exons atggagaaaaaatgGCTTCTGCTTTTCTCAATGGCAGCTGCAACACTGCTAGCGGTCGACGTTGTGAATGGTCAAGAGGAGTCAGCGGTGAAGCCGTTGGTGAAGATAGTGAAGGGCAAGAAGGTGTGTGACAAAGGGTGGGAGTGTAAGGGATGGTCTGTTTATTGCTGTAACCAGACAATTTCTGACTACTTCCAAGCTTACCAATTTGAGGACCTTTTTTCCAAGCGTAACTCGCCCGTGGCGCACGCCGTAGGGTTCTGGGACTACCACTCTTTCATCACAGCGGCCGCTGAGTACCAGCCTCATGGATTTGGTACCACAGGTGGCAAGCTCCAGGGGATGAAGGAAGTTACTGCTTTTCTTGGCCATGTTGGCAGTAAAACTTCAT GTGGCTATGGGGTTGCTACAGGAGGACCAACGGCTTGGGGTCTATGCTACAACAAGGAAATGAGCCCTAGCCAGTTATACTGTGATGACTACTACAAATACACTTATCCCTGCTCTCCTGGAGCTTCATACCATGGCCGTGGTGCCTTGCCACTCTATTG GAACTACAACTATGGAGAAACGGGTGAAGCCTTAAAGGTGGACTTACTAAACCATCCAGAGTACATAGAACAAAATGCAACCCTAGCCTTCCAGGCTGCAATCTGGAGGTGGATGACACCAGTGAAGAAGAAAATCCCGTCAGCCCACGACGTCTTCGTAGGCAAATGGAAGCCAACCAAGAACGACACTTTGTCCAAAAGGGTTCCTGGCTTTGGCACCACCATGAATGTGCTCTACGGGGACCAAGTCTGTGGCCAAGGTGACGTCGACTCCATGAACAACATCATCTCCCATTACCTGTATTACGTTGACAAAGTCGGCGTCGGCCGCGAAGAGGCTGGCCCTCATGATGTGCTCAGCTGCGCTGAGCAGAAGGCTTTTCAaccttcatcatcttcttcgtcttcttaa
- the LOC139190788 gene encoding uncharacterized protein: MEDREEVILVKFQVRPVCWTRGIPTPLNPLPIFCILSLSPPSRISLSLSLFFSVRTNQPQNNLKLPPTTELRPPSNSWRLHDHVDTNFRTIQAHSELSEVPRKLGVLRWKFLDVRTRRSISSKFGRSFRGIFRRIPGELGVEAPIVMTPWRIVLGSCRANSRFRNHKGVVTTRNSTVF; this comes from the exons atggaagatcgagaagaagttatacttgttaaatttcaagttaggcctgttTG ttggacacgtgggatccccacacccctcaatcctctccctattttctgcatactgtctctctctcctccctcacgaatctctctctctctgtcactcttcttctccgttcgaacaaaccaaccacaaaacaaccttaaacttccaccaacgacggagttaagaccaccatcgaactcctggagactccacgatcacgtagacaccaatttcag gacaatccaagctcacagtgagcttagtgaggttccaaggaagctcggagtgcttcgttggaagtttttggacgtaagaacacggagatcgataagttcaaagtttggccggagctttcgaggcattttccggcgaatccccggcgagttaggcgtcgag gcgccgatcgtcatgacgccttggcgtattgtgctagggagttgtagggcgaactccag gttcaggaatcacaaaggtgtggtgactacgaggaattcgacggtgttctga